A stretch of Armatimonadota bacterium DNA encodes these proteins:
- a CDS encoding amidohydrolase family protein translates to MIIDAHCHLTHADGDACAAADELLHFADKMSIDRCVVCLGDRLKPKPTADDLRRDNEYILRAIEHRPDRLIGFAYCSPNHPDASVAEIDRHIANGPMRGVKLWICAHADHPGNDPIVARCTELGVPILQHTWLKATGNEEGESTPYNLVGLARRHPRALFLMAHSGGDWERGLRIIRHVPNIVADLCGGNPEQGQTELAVKLLGAHRVVFGSDAGGRSFASQLAKVLGADISEVDRALILGGNMARMIGL, encoded by the coding sequence CTGATTATCGATGCCCATTGCCATCTGACACACGCCGACGGCGATGCCTGTGCCGCTGCTGATGAACTCTTGCACTTCGCCGACAAGATGAGCATTGACCGCTGCGTGGTCTGCCTGGGCGACCGGCTCAAGCCAAAACCCACCGCCGATGATCTACGCAGGGACAACGAGTATATCCTGCGTGCTATCGAGCACCGCCCGGATCGGCTCATTGGTTTCGCATACTGCAGCCCCAATCACCCTGATGCGTCGGTTGCCGAGATCGACCGACACATCGCCAATGGCCCCATGCGCGGGGTGAAACTGTGGATCTGCGCCCATGCGGACCATCCGGGCAATGATCCCATCGTGGCGCGGTGCACCGAGCTTGGAGTGCCGATTCTGCAGCACACATGGCTCAAGGCCACCGGCAACGAGGAAGGCGAGTCCACGCCGTACAACCTGGTCGGGCTTGCCCGCAGGCACCCTCGCGCCCTGTTCCTCATGGCCCACAGCGGAGGAGACTGGGAGCGCGGCCTGCGCATCATCCGGCACGTCCCGAATATCGTGGCGGACCTTTGCGGCGGAAATCCGGAACAGGGGCAGACCGAGCTTGCAGTGAAACTTCTCGGGGCGCACCGGGTGGTGTTCGGGTCCGATGCAGGCGGACGGAGTTTCGCATCTCAGCTTGCGAAGGTGCTGGGCGCGGATATTAGCGAGGTGGACCGCGCTCTGATTCTCGGTGGCAATATGGCGAGGATGATAGGGCTATGA
- the menA gene encoding 1,4-dihydroxy-2-naphthoate octaprenyltransferase, producing the protein MAQLALWLKAARFQFLTGSVMPVLVCGALAWHDTGEFHSGAWLMTLLGMVLIHSGANLANDFFDHLTGNDEANVEYFNPFTGGSRVIQEGSVHPLLVLAAALVCLGVGSAIGLYLVWTRGLFILLLGLIGVGTAFFYSAPPLKLAYRGFGELCIALDFGFLPALGAYYVQTREISWAPVVGGLPSTLLITAILFINQFQDMRADAWADKRHWVVRLGRAKARYWFYAMIVGAPASLVAGVVLGWLPKLALLGLGACLLLPRTIAAAEQHYDDPAMLAPANVGTVAMHLLTGLLMTAGLVLAGLRG; encoded by the coding sequence ATGGCGCAACTGGCTCTGTGGCTCAAGGCGGCGAGGTTCCAGTTTCTCACGGGGAGCGTCATGCCCGTGCTGGTCTGCGGCGCCCTGGCCTGGCACGACACCGGGGAGTTCCATTCGGGCGCATGGCTGATGACGCTGCTGGGGATGGTGCTGATCCATTCGGGCGCCAATCTCGCCAACGACTTTTTCGACCACCTCACCGGGAACGATGAGGCCAACGTGGAGTACTTCAACCCCTTCACCGGGGGCAGCCGAGTCATCCAGGAAGGCAGCGTTCACCCGCTGCTGGTCCTGGCCGCCGCGCTTGTGTGCCTTGGAGTCGGCAGCGCCATCGGGCTGTACCTGGTCTGGACCCGGGGCCTGTTCATCCTGCTACTCGGCCTTATCGGTGTCGGCACCGCATTCTTCTACAGTGCGCCTCCCCTGAAGCTGGCATATCGCGGCTTCGGGGAACTGTGCATCGCTCTTGACTTCGGCTTCCTGCCCGCCCTGGGCGCATACTATGTGCAGACCCGGGAGATCTCCTGGGCGCCTGTGGTTGGTGGACTCCCCAGCACGCTGCTGATCACCGCGATCCTGTTCATCAACCAGTTCCAGGACATGCGGGCGGACGCCTGGGCTGACAAGCGGCACTGGGTGGTGCGTCTTGGCAGGGCGAAAGCGCGGTACTGGTTCTATGCGATGATCGTGGGCGCGCCGGCGTCCCTGGTGGCCGGGGTGGTACTGGGGTGGCTGCCGAAGCTCGCGCTGCTTGGGCTCGGTGCGTGCTTGCTGCTGCCGAGAACGATTGCCGCTGCGGAACAACACTATGACGATCCGGCGATGCTCGCACCCGCCAATGTGGGAACGGTGGCGATGCACCTGTTGACCGGGCTCTTGATGACCGCGGGGCTGGTACTGGCGGGGTTACGAGGGTAG
- a CDS encoding rhodanese-like domain-containing protein, with protein sequence MSRRQVLGLRLCTAAAVVLIAGCGGSSDAPVIFPAEVNAAQLEGMMNDGKPLILADVRSAEEFAMTHIPGAVSYPLDRLPFWSPTISQTARIVCIGADTEDGASARAELKARGFRQVCALTGGMAHWDGLVQTTRQDITGAQLKALMDAGAALQLVDVRSAGEFASGHIPGAVNHPYDQVDIWAGLLVKQQAVVCICASGARSRIAADALVRKQFHRVYNLLGGMSGWPGPVER encoded by the coding sequence ATGTCGCGCCGTCAAGTCCTTGGTCTTCGCCTTTGCACGGCCGCCGCCGTCGTGCTCATCGCCGGCTGCGGTGGATCGAGCGACGCTCCCGTGATCTTCCCAGCCGAAGTGAACGCGGCGCAGCTTGAGGGCATGATGAACGACGGTAAGCCCCTCATCCTCGCGGACGTGCGCTCCGCCGAGGAGTTCGCCATGACTCACATCCCCGGAGCTGTGAGTTATCCGCTGGATCGGCTGCCATTTTGGTCGCCCACCATCAGCCAGACAGCGCGCATCGTCTGCATCGGCGCTGACACAGAAGACGGAGCCTCAGCCCGCGCCGAGCTCAAAGCCCGGGGGTTTAGACAGGTATGCGCGCTCACCGGCGGCATGGCCCACTGGGACGGCCTTGTACAGACGACGCGGCAGGATATAACCGGTGCACAGCTCAAGGCGCTCATGGACGCCGGAGCCGCACTGCAACTGGTGGACGTGCGGTCGGCCGGGGAGTTCGCCTCGGGGCACATTCCCGGCGCGGTGAATCACCCTTACGACCAAGTGGATATCTGGGCCGGACTGCTTGTGAAACAGCAGGCGGTCGTGTGCATCTGTGCCTCAGGCGCCCGCAGCCGCATTGCCGCGGACGCCCTGGTCCGCAAACAGTTCCACAGGGTCTACAACCTCCTGGGTGGCATGTCCGGTTGGCCCGGCCCGGTGGAGCGGTAA
- a CDS encoding Gfo/Idh/MocA family oxidoreductase, whose protein sequence is MAVRVGFVGAGGMNSAHMKNLAQIKGVELVAVADLNEERANQRAAEYGMTAFTSWKAMLKDAKMDAMYVAVPPFAHEGQEQAAAKLGIHLFVEKPVAVDIKTAKSINNAIKKAGVIATAGFQDRYQDIVKRLQGLIEKHKPGLIMGYWIGGMPGVPWWRVKSQSGGQAVEQTIHTFDMARNLFGEVKSVHATFSTGLMTDVENYSVEDASAVNLQFESGLCGTIFSGCFLKGYGKVGLDIWCPTMKIEYAGRSRLTVSEVGKEPVVYEVGNNFLFEIDNTFIKAVKKGDQSLLKSSYTDACRSLAIPLAANASMECGCAVAPEKFKD, encoded by the coding sequence ATGGCAGTTCGAGTGGGTTTCGTCGGCGCCGGAGGCATGAACTCTGCGCACATGAAGAACCTCGCGCAGATCAAGGGCGTTGAGCTTGTCGCCGTGGCAGACCTCAACGAGGAGCGCGCAAACCAGCGCGCCGCCGAGTACGGCATGACCGCGTTCACAAGCTGGAAGGCCATGCTCAAGGACGCCAAAATGGACGCCATGTACGTGGCCGTGCCGCCTTTCGCCCATGAGGGTCAGGAGCAGGCGGCCGCGAAGCTCGGGATCCACCTGTTCGTCGAGAAGCCGGTGGCCGTGGACATCAAGACCGCAAAGAGCATCAACAATGCCATCAAGAAGGCGGGGGTTATCGCCACTGCCGGTTTCCAGGACCGGTACCAGGACATCGTGAAGCGCCTTCAGGGGCTCATTGAGAAGCACAAGCCCGGCCTGATCATGGGCTACTGGATTGGCGGCATGCCCGGCGTGCCCTGGTGGCGCGTGAAGTCACAGTCCGGCGGCCAGGCCGTGGAGCAGACAATCCACACTTTCGATATGGCCCGCAACCTGTTCGGCGAGGTCAAGTCGGTACACGCCACCTTCTCCACAGGCCTCATGACCGACGTCGAGAACTACAGCGTGGAGGATGCCAGCGCGGTCAATCTCCAGTTCGAGAGCGGCCTTTGCGGCACCATCTTCTCCGGATGTTTCCTGAAGGGTTACGGCAAGGTGGGCCTGGACATCTGGTGCCCCACCATGAAGATCGAGTACGCAGGCCGCAGCAGGCTCACGGTGTCCGAAGTGGGCAAGGAACCGGTGGTCTACGAAGTGGGCAACAACTTCCTGTTCGAGATCGACAACACCTTCATCAAAGCCGTGAAGAAGGGCGATCAGTCGCTCCTGAAGAGCAGCTACACCGATGCCTGCCGGAGCCTTGCCATTCCGCTGGCCGCGAACGCTTCCATGGAATGCGGCTGCGCAGTTGCGCCGGAGAAGTTCAAGGACTGA